The nucleotide window AGGTCGTGCTCGATGAGCTCGCGGTAGCCGTCGACGCCGAAGTACCTCAGCATCATCCACACCTTCAGCGCCCGGAACGGCCGCGTCTGCTCGAAGCCGAGCTCGCTGAACCACACGGGGCCGTTCACGCCGTGCGGGTCGTCGTCGGTGCGCAGGTAGGGCGGCACGAGGCTGAACGCGTCGCGCGCGGCGGCACCGTCCCTGATCAGCACGAGCCCGGCGTCGACGGGCACATACAGCCACTTGTGCGGGTCGAGCGCCAGGCTGTCGGCGCGGGCGATGGCCGCGGCGACGTTCGCGAAGCGGTCTAGGAGCAGCGCTGCCGGGCCGCCGTAGGCGCCGTCGACGTGCAGCCACAGGCCGTGCTCGGCGCACACGTCGGCGAGCTCGTCGAGGGGGTCGATGGCGCCCGTGTTCACGGTCCCCACGCTGGCCGTGAGGGCCAACGGTATGGCGCCCGCCTGCCGGTCGCGCTCGAGCAGGTCGCGCAGCGCGTCCGCGCGGATCCGTCCCTGGTCGTCGGACGGGACCGTCCGCAGGTTGCTCGCCCCCAGCCCGAGCAGCTCCGCCGCCTTGCGCACGCAGGAGTGCGTGTCCTCTCCCTGGTAAGCCACGAACCGCCGCTCGCGCCCCTGCAGGCCGTCGGCGCGCACGTCGATCCCCGCCCTATCGGC belongs to Trueperaceae bacterium and includes:
- a CDS encoding pyridoxal-dependent decarboxylase; the protein is ALAAAMNPSVAGGNHAAVHLEHQVIRWFRELAGFPESSRGLLVSGGSMATLTSLAVARHRAADRAGIDVRADGLQGRERRFVAYQGEDTHSCVRKAAELLGLGASNLRTVPSDDQGRIRADALRDLLERDRQAGAIPLALTASVGTVNTGAIDPLDELADVCAEHGLWLHVDGAYGGPAALLLDRFANVAAAIARADSLALDPHKWLYVPVDAGLVLIRDGAAARDAFSLVPPYLRTDDDPHGVNGPVWFSELGFEQTRPFRALKVWMMLRYFGVDGYRELIEHDLAMAARLADAVRARPELELLAHGLSIVCFRYVPAGTPRSSEELEALNRRLMTAVQLGGRSFLSGTVIRGAFALRACIVNPATQEQDVDALVDEVLAAARDLA